CAGCCGGGATAGAGCCAGACATTGCCGCCGTACTGGCGGGCCCAGAAGACTTCGCCCTTGGGGCTCATGAACGGCTCGTTGGGCTTGATGCCCAGCAGGCCGAAGCGGCTGATGCCCACGGGCCAGAAGCCGCCCAGCACCATGCCCAGCGGCAGCGGGCTCTGGCGGGGCAGGGCCAGGATCTCGTCGGCGGGCAGCTCGGGGCTGATGAACGCGCCCTTGAAGCCCATGCCGGCCAGCACGCCCAGCGCGGCGGCATTGGCCACGTTGCAGAAGGGCCCGGCCAGCAGGTCCAGGGCATCGCCGTGCTTGGGATCGGCGGGTTCGTCAGCCATGCGGGCCAGCAGCTCGGCCGGGAACAGGTCGCGCTGCCAGGGAGCGTTGCAGACAAAATGGCGCGCGCCCTCGCGGGTCAGGTGGGCCAGACGGCGGCGGATAGCCTCTTCCTCTTCGGGCCAGATGACGGGCGGCAGCCACCAGCAGATACGCGGGGCGATGGTGCGCGAGATCTCGGCCGTGCGCGGCGAGAGCCACAGGCCGGTGTTCTGGCTGCGGCAGCCGCGGGTCTCGCGGCCCTGCGGCATGCTGGCGCGCACCACCATGTCGGGCCGGGGCGCGGGCCGGGCGGGCCGGGGCAGGCGGGGCTCGCTCTCCACGGCCTTGCTGGGGCGGGTGGGCATGCGGTCGAGCCGGGCCTGCCACTCCCTGAGGATCTGCATCAGCTCGGGCTCGCGGCGGTCGATGAGGAAGACCGGCGTGCCTGCCCTGGGCGTCTTGTGCTTGGGCAGGCGCAGCATCAGGGTGCCCGCCTTGGGCGTGCGGCGCGTCACGGGCAGGGTGGCGTGCCAGCGTTCGTCTTCCACGCCCACGCGCAGATAGTCCTGCGGCAGCAGCTCGAAATGGGGCTTGAGCAGCACCTGGCCCTCGGGCGTCACATTGATCTTGCCCGCCAGCAGGCCGGAGCTGGTCTGCCCCGAAGGATCGGTGGGGACGAGGTTGTCCTTGTGCGGCAGGAAGCGGGCCCGGCTGCCGGGACGGCCCAGGGCCATCCCGAGGATGGCCTCGGCGTCCTTGCGGGCCTGCGGGTCGCCGGGGTTGTCGCGCAGCATGCGGTAGGCCGTGACCACGTGATAGACGTAGTGCGGGCCCTTTTTGCGGCCTTCGATCTTCCACGAGACCAGATGCGGGATGTGCAGCAGGGTCTTGGCCAGCACGTCCAGCGAGAGGTCCAGACAGGAGAAGAAGCGGCCGTCGCGCCCCTTGCCGGGATTGCCGCGCTGGGGACGGGGACGGCGCGTGTCGCGGCCGCCGTCATGACCGTTGCGGCCCTGTTCGCGGGCCTGCTGTCCGGCCTGTTTGGCCAGGGCCGCGGCAGCGGCGCCGCCCTGGCGGTAGACGCGGCGGCAGGGCTGCACGCAGCGGCCGCGCAGGCCGCTCTTGCCGCCCATGTAACTGGACCAGTAGCAGCGGCCCGACACGCAGTAGCACAGCGCGCCGTGGACGAAGCATTCCAGATCCAGCCCTTCGGGGCAGGCCTCGCCCATGGCGCGGATCTCGTCGATGGAGAGCTCGCGCGGCAAGATGACGCGGCTGGCGCCCAGGTCCCTGGCGGTCTGCAGGCCCTGCGGATGCGTGATGTTGGCCAGGGTGGAGAGGTTGATCTCGCCCTCGAAACCGGCCTGCCGCGCCAGATCCAGCATGGCCAGATCCTGCACGATGATGCCGTCGGGGCGCACCTGACGGGCCAGGCGATGGAGGAGACGGTAGGCCGCCGCGGTCTCCTGCGGCTTGACCAGCACGTTCATGGCCACATAGACGCGGGCCTGTTCCTCGTGGGCCAGGTCGGTGAGGCGCGAAAGGTCGGTAAGGCCGAAGTTCTCGGCCTGCATGCGGGCCGAAAAGTGCTTCAGGCCCAGGTACACGGCGTCGGCGCCGGCGGCCAGGGCCGCGGTGAAGCACTGGGCGTCACCGGCCGGGGCCAGGATCTCCGGGCGTTCCGGGGTAGGGGCGGGCAGGATGATGTCACTCATGCGTAGTAATATTCCTTGAACCAGGCCACAAAGCGCTCGATGCCGGTCTTGAGGGGCGTCACGGGCGCGAAGCCCGTGGCCTGCGACAGGGCGTCGATGCTGGCCCAGGTGGCTTCCACATCGCCGGGCTGCATGGGCAGCAGGTCACGGATGGCCTTCTTGCCCAGCGCGTCTTCGAGGGCGGCGATGAAATCGTTGAGTTCCACGGTCTGGTTGTTGCCGATATTGTAGATGCGCCACGGCGCGGAACTGGTGGCCGGGTCGGGATCGGCGGCATCCCACTGCGGGTCGGGCCTGGGCGCCAGGGGCAGCAGGCGCACCACGCCTTCCACGATGTCGTCGATATAGGTGAAGTCGCGGCGCATGCGGCCGCCGTTGAACACCTTGATGGGCTCGTCCTTCATGATGGCGTGGGCGAAGAGCTGCAGGGCCATGTCCGGGCGGCCCCAGGGGCCGTAGACCGTGAAGAAGCGCAGGCCCGTGCAGGGCAGGCCGTACAGATGGCTGTAGGAATGGGCCATGAGCTCGTTGCTCTTCTTGGTGGCCGCGTACAGGCTCACGGGGTGGTCCACGTTGTTGTGCTCCGAGAAGGGCTGGCTGGTGTTGAGCCCGTAGACCGACGAGGAGGACGCGAAGACGAAGTGCTGCACGCCGTTGTGGCGGCAGCCTTCCAGCAGGTTGGCGAAGCCCACCAGGTTGGAATCCACATAGGCCATGGGATTGATGAGGCTGTAGCGCACGCCGGCCTGGGCCGCCATGTTGATGACGTGGGTGAACTTTTCGGCCGCGAACAGGGCGCTCATGGCCTCGCGTTCAGCCATGTCCTGCAGCACGAAACGGAAACCGGGGCGGCCTTCCAGCCGGGCCAGACGGTCTTTCTTGAGCTGGACGTCGTAATAGTCGTTGAGGTTGTCCAGGCCCACCACGGTGTGGCCCTGGGCCAGCAGACGGTCACAGAGATGATAGCCGATGAAGCCCGCGGCTCCGGTAACGAGAATATGCATGCTGTCCTCCTGTTGGCGCAGACTAAGCCAGAAGCGTTCCCGGGGCAAGGGTTTGCTCTTGCCTCCGCTGCCCCGCCCGGCTATGTTCGGGAACATGAAAAATAACGAATCCACCTTCGCGTCCAGCAACGCTTCCGAAATGCGCAACAGCGCCGCCGGGACCGGCAAGAAAGCCGCCGGTGCCTCCGCTGGCAAGACCGGAGCCGCTGCCGACGCCGGCAGGGACGAGGCCATCCGTCACTGGTACAAGGGCGAGAACCGCGACACCATCATCTATCTGCTCATCGCGATCTTCTTCCTTGAGCTGATCATCGGCGGCATCGCCTTCTTTTACGGCATCATGCACGCCAGGCCGTCGCTGGCGGGGGGCCCGCCCGAAGCACAGTTCCCCATCCTGGCCTGGGCCATCGGCGCCGTGGCCGCTCCGGTGGCATTGCTGCTCATCGTGCATCTTTCCGGCCTCTGGGTCTCCAACACCCTGGAGCGGGAGCGCCAGCCCGGCAAGCCCGGCTCGGAACACATGGTGCCCAAGCGGCTGCGCTATTTCTATGCCTGTGTGCAGCACGCGCCCACGGTGGTCATCCTGCTGGGCATCCTGCTGCTGGCCGCGGCCCTGGTCTTCGTGGACGGCATGTTCTCGGCCGTGGTGGCCTTCGGTGCCGCGCTCAGGCCCTACATCCCGTGGATCGCGGGCAGCATCGCGGCCCTGCTGGCGGCCTGCTATCTGGGGCGCCTGCTGCTCATCTACCGCCACCGCCGCATGGAGCAGGAATACGCCTACCGGCGCGAGGTGCTGGAAAAGACCGGCATCGTGCTGGTGAGCAAGGGCAGCATCCCCCTCAACCGGGGCATCGAGCCCCTGCAGGCCGTGGAAGGCGGCGGTTATGCCCTGCCGCCCGGCCCTGCCTACACGCCTGAGGAAGCCGCCGCCGATGCCGCGGCCCTGGAGGCCGGAGAAAAGAAGGGCGACGCGCCCGCCGAGGACATCGTGGACGTGGACCCCGAAGACCTGGGCGAGACCCCCGGGGGCACGGCCGCGCCCCGCAAGGACGACGTGACCGGCGCCGATGTGGTCGTGGAGGATGGCAAGCCCAGGGCGTGACACCGCCTGCTGCCGGTTCGACCCGAGTCTTGATCGAGGCCTCCCGGAGATCCGGGGGGCCTTTTTGATGCCCGGGAATGCCTTCCCGGAGCCGCTCTCCCGCCGGGTACAGGCCACTCGGGCGGTGGGCAGCGTCTTTCTTTCGTGGACCGGATGGCCGCGCCTTAGTCCGCCGCGCCTGCGGTGTAGTCGCAGGCCTTGCACCGGGCGCTGCTGAAGGCGCTGACGTTTTTGTGATAGGCTCCGGCCCAGCGGCAGATGGTCTGCAGGATGGGGACCACGGACAGTCCTTTGTCCGTCAGCCTGTACTCGACGCGCGGCGGTATCTCGTCGAACTGTGTGCGGGACACCAGACCGTCCTGCATCAGTTCTTTCAGGTTCTGGGCCAGGACAGCATCGGTGATGTTCACCATTTCCCCGCGCAGCTGGCTGTAGCGCAGAGGGGTCCTGTGGGCCAGCACACAGATGATGCGGGATTTCCACCTTCCGCCAAAGACATCCAGCCCGTATTCCAGCGGGCAGCGGATGTCTTTTTCCAGTTTTGCTTGGTACATGTCGCTCCTTTGTCCGCGCATGCGGATACGGCCATCCTATGCAGGGGGGAAGGCTGCGGCAAGTTGCTATGGAATTTATGAGTGACTCATAAATTGGCAGACGTCTTTTTTTCCATCATCAGCGAGGTATGCTCCATCTGTCGGTGCAGGATGCCGACAATGCCACATATCACAGGAGTATCATCATGGAAGTCAAAGCCTATCTTGAGATCACCATGCAGATCGCTGCCGCTGACCGTCCCGCTGCTGCCGGTGTCTATGCCGCGTATCGTGAGCCTTTCCTGAAGACCATCGCGGGGGCCCTGACCAAGGAGCTGCTCGTCCGGGATGACGACGTGCAGGTCCTGCACGGTTTCGACTCCGCGGCCCATGCTGCGGCCTATCTGGAAAGCGCGCTGTTCAAGGAGGACGTGTTCAAGGGCCTCCAGCCTCTGTGGAGCGCGGCCCCGGACGTGCGGATCTACACCGTGGCCTGATCCGCGGCCACGTCAGGATCGGCGGGAAAAAAGAGGGCCTCCCCCAGGGGAGGCCCTCTTCATGTCTGCAGGGATGTGCGGCCTAGTAGCGGTAGTGGTCGGGCTTGTAGGGGCCTTCGATCTTCACGCCGATATAGTCGGCCTGTTCCTGGGTCAGGGTGGTCAGCTTGACGCC
This is a stretch of genomic DNA from Desulfovibrio piger. It encodes these proteins:
- a CDS encoding peptidase U32 family protein, which gives rise to MSDIILPAPTPERPEILAPAGDAQCFTAALAAGADAVYLGLKHFSARMQAENFGLTDLSRLTDLAHEEQARVYVAMNVLVKPQETAAAYRLLHRLARQVRPDGIIVQDLAMLDLARQAGFEGEINLSTLANITHPQGLQTARDLGASRVILPRELSIDEIRAMGEACPEGLDLECFVHGALCYCVSGRCYWSSYMGGKSGLRGRCVQPCRRVYRQGGAAAAALAKQAGQQAREQGRNGHDGGRDTRRPRPQRGNPGKGRDGRFFSCLDLSLDVLAKTLLHIPHLVSWKIEGRKKGPHYVYHVVTAYRMLRDNPGDPQARKDAEAILGMALGRPGSRARFLPHKDNLVPTDPSGQTSSGLLAGKINVTPEGQVLLKPHFELLPQDYLRVGVEDERWHATLPVTRRTPKAGTLMLRLPKHKTPRAGTPVFLIDRREPELMQILREWQARLDRMPTRPSKAVESEPRLPRPARPAPRPDMVVRASMPQGRETRGCRSQNTGLWLSPRTAEISRTIAPRICWWLPPVIWPEEEEAIRRRLAHLTREGARHFVCNAPWQRDLFPAELLARMADEPADPKHGDALDLLAGPFCNVANAAALGVLAGMGFKGAFISPELPADEILALPRQSPLPLGMVLGGFWPVGISRFGLLGIKPNEPFMSPKGEVFWARQYGGNVWLYPGWPLDITAKRQELQQAGYSFFARLEENPPSSLPEMRRQGLFNWDGALL
- a CDS encoding NAD-dependent epimerase — translated: MHILVTGAAGFIGYHLCDRLLAQGHTVVGLDNLNDYYDVQLKKDRLARLEGRPGFRFVLQDMAEREAMSALFAAEKFTHVINMAAQAGVRYSLINPMAYVDSNLVGFANLLEGCRHNGVQHFVFASSSSVYGLNTSQPFSEHNNVDHPVSLYAATKKSNELMAHSYSHLYGLPCTGLRFFTVYGPWGRPDMALQLFAHAIMKDEPIKVFNGGRMRRDFTYIDDIVEGVVRLLPLAPRPDPQWDAADPDPATSSAPWRIYNIGNNQTVELNDFIAALEDALGKKAIRDLLPMQPGDVEATWASIDALSQATGFAPVTPLKTGIERFVAWFKEYYYA
- a CDS encoding winged helix-turn-helix transcriptional regulator → MYQAKLEKDIRCPLEYGLDVFGGRWKSRIICVLAHRTPLRYSQLRGEMVNITDAVLAQNLKELMQDGLVSRTQFDEIPPRVEYRLTDKGLSVVPILQTICRWAGAYHKNVSAFSSARCKACDYTAGAAD